The Vibrio bathopelagicus genomic sequence CTCTGTTGAAGTCGGTAATGGTTTTGCGCCATGCACGATGACAGCAATGTCGTATGCGTTCCCTCAAGACAAACCGGTAATGCGATTTCTTGATACCCGTGGGTTGGGTGAGGCCGATTATGATCCGACAGACGATCTTAAAGAGATCGGCCAAGCGGGCAATGCACTCGTCGTTGTGATGAAAGCCGACGAACCTGAACAATCCGCTGTGCTTGCGGCTCTAAAACAGATTAAGAAGCAAAAGAAAATTAAGCACTTGCTGCTTGTTTATACTGCGGTTTTGTCTTCTAGTGAAACCGACCGAGCAAGGCAGATTCAGTTCAACATCAACCAAGTAGAAAAAGTTTGGGGTAAGGGGCTTGAGTCAGTAGCGGTCGATTTTGAAGTTGATGACAACGTTACCTCTAACAGCGAAGCGGTGTACAACTATGACACCTTGCTAGAAAAGCTGACCAACATCCTTCCTGTTATTGGAATGATGGTGGTAGATAAAGAACATTCAACCCAAGAAGAAGCCAACTTTGATCAAGTAGAAAACGAAGTGCTTTGGTACGCAGGGAGTGCAGCGGCCAGCGATTTGATTCCAGGTGTTGGCTTGGTGTCTGTACCTGCGATTCAAGCGAAAATGCTCCACAGTTTGGCGAACCAATATGGGGTCGAATGGAACAAGAGAGTCTTCAGTGAATTGATAGGTACTTTGGGAAGCAGCTTTGCTTTGCAATACGGAATGAAATTGGGCACTCGGCAGCTGATAAAGCTGATTCCAGTTTATGGTCAAACGGTGGGCGCGGTTGCTGCAGCGGCCATGAGTTTCGGCACCTCTTATGGTTTAGGTCGTGCGGCTTGTTTTTACTTCTATCATAAGAACAAAGGTGAAGAAGTGTCTGAGCAAGAGATGCAGAAGATCTACAAAGAATCCCTGAAAAAAGGAAAGGCGGCGTCGGGCTATGAAGAAAATTAGAAACCTATTTCGATTACTGGCGGTTCTATCGAGCGGCCGCTGGGGTATTGCTCTGATTTCGGCCATCTTCCCTAGCATCATCATGATGGGCTTTGGTGTCTTCTTGGCGATCAAATACGGTTACCTACTCGAAATGTCAATTGGCATTGCAGTGAGTACCTTGGTATTCACCATTCCTCTGTTTATTTCTAGTCGTTCTTCAAGCCGCTCTTCAAATAAAGATCCCTTCTCAAATCAAGAGAGCGACGACCTTGGCGAGGATACTGCTGAATCTGAATCACAACATAGCAAAGCTAGTATCAACGATGCATTGGTTAAGGCTTCGGCTGATTGGTCTCAAAAAGAACTGTCGATCTGGAATGATTCAAAACACCATGTACGCCAACAATTAATGGTCGATATAGAGTGGGGCAACCTAGACCAAACTGGCTTAGAGGTGCTTGAATTCGTTGCGAAAAAGTTTGATAAGAAATCGCTCGATTTTTCGATTCCTGAAGGGCTAAAGCTGTTCGAAGAGGTGAGTCGACGCTACAAACTGGTCGTGCGAGAGCATATACCGGGTATTGAGTATCTCAAGGTTTCTTACATTAAGGCGGGTTACGAAGCCTATGATAAATATGGTGAGTTAGGGCAGAAGATTGTTAAGGCCGCCATTTGGGGGAATCACCTCAAAAATCTTTATTTGAACCCATTGAAAGTGATTTCCGATTTGGGTCGAGAACAAGCGACTGCTTCGATGACAAGGGGTGTAGTTGATGACATGCAATACGCCGCCAAACAAGCCTTGTTGGATGAAGTTGCTGCGGTGGCGATTGATCTCTATAGCGGGCGTTTCAGCATTGAAGACGACGCCTTGAAAGCGTCCGATGTTTCTGAACTCGACGAACAACGCTTTGCTCCTGAATTAGAGCCTGTGCGAATCGTGCTGGTGGGGCAAACCAGTTCTGGTAAATCTTCACTTATCAATGCACTCAAGCAAGAGTTGGTTGCTGAAGTGGATGTACTGCCATCAACGGACACTTCAACGGTTTACAACGCGTTTGTCGACGAGAATGATGTTCGAGTTGTTGATCTTCAAGGGCTTGATGGCAATCCTAAAACCGAAGCCTTAATGTTAAAAGAGATAACC encodes the following:
- a CDS encoding YcjF family protein, translating into MFDQIKDFINPSKNPDLTQAHEYQRQHLPTLWLLGKTGAGKSSFIQAVTGDSSVEVGNGFAPCTMTAMSYAFPQDKPVMRFLDTRGLGEADYDPTDDLKEIGQAGNALVVVMKADEPEQSAVLAALKQIKKQKKIKHLLLVYTAVLSSSETDRARQIQFNINQVEKVWGKGLESVAVDFEVDDNVTSNSEAVYNYDTLLEKLTNILPVIGMMVVDKEHSTQEEANFDQVENEVLWYAGSAAASDLIPGVGLVSVPAIQAKMLHSLANQYGVEWNKRVFSELIGTLGSSFALQYGMKLGTRQLIKLIPVYGQTVGAVAAAAMSFGTSYGLGRAACFYFYHKNKGEEVSEQEMQKIYKESLKKGKAASGYEEN
- a CDS encoding GTPase family protein, whose product is MKKIRNLFRLLAVLSSGRWGIALISAIFPSIIMMGFGVFLAIKYGYLLEMSIGIAVSTLVFTIPLFISSRSSSRSSNKDPFSNQESDDLGEDTAESESQHSKASINDALVKASADWSQKELSIWNDSKHHVRQQLMVDIEWGNLDQTGLEVLEFVAKKFDKKSLDFSIPEGLKLFEEVSRRYKLVVREHIPGIEYLKVSYIKAGYEAYDKYGELGQKIVKAAIWGNHLKNLYLNPLKVISDLGREQATASMTRGVVDDMQYAAKQALLDEVAAVAIDLYSGRFSIEDDALKASDVSELDEQRFAPELEPVRIVLVGQTSSGKSSLINALKQELVAEVDVLPSTDTSTVYNAFVDENDVRVVDLQGLDGNPKTEALMLKEITQADVVLWVLKANQSARELDKQLKDGFDAFYDDPKNISRKKPIVISVVNQVDRLKPVDDWQPPYDLESPTSAKAKIIAQALEYNQTLLQSDIVLPLAIAPDKAQFGLDTLRQTLIERIADANNVQRNRQRFEAMKRGTSVKGQLNKAVKAGKKVAPSALKAATPKLAEMAIKQVVKKK